Genomic DNA from Microbacterium neungamense:
GCCGCCGGCTCGGCGCGCAGCGCCCGCAGGGCGCGCAGCTGCAGCAGCGACAGGGCGTCCACGTACGGGGTGCGCAGCTGCACGGCGCGCTGCAGGATGGGCTTGTTCTCCAGCAGGCGCTCGCCGCCGGTGAGGCGGATCACCCAGTCCCGGGTGAGGCGGAGCTCGTCCAGCACGATGCCGGCGAGATCGTCGCGGTCGCCGAGTTCGAGATAGCGCCGCGCGATGCGCTCGTCGGTCTTCGCCAGGCTCATCGCGACGTTGTCGACCATGGTGTGCAGCAGCGGCCACTCCCGGTACGCCTCCACGAGCGCTACCTCGTCGCCGACGGCCTCCAGCGCCGACCCCAGGCCGAACCAGCCGGCCAGGTTGATCCGCGCCTGCGTCCAGGCGAACACCCACGGGATCGCCCGCAGGTCCTCGAGGGACTCCACCGACAGTCCGCGCCGCGCCGGCCGCGAGCCCAGGGCGAGCAGGCCGAGCTCCTCGAGCGGGGTGACCGTGGCGAACCAGGGCGCGAACCCCTCGGCGCGGACCAGCGAGAAGAAGCGCTCACGGGAGGCGCGGTCCATCACCCGGGCGATCTCGGCGAAGCGCTCGGCGGCGCCGCTGGTGCGCTGCTCCCGCGTCGGGGCGGATGCCAGCAGCGTCGCCGCCGCGACCTGATCGATGTGCCGCATCGCGATCGCCGGCTCGCCGTACCGGGCGAAGATCACCTCGCCCTGCTCGGTGAGCTTGAACCGGCCGTCGACCGAGTGCGGCGGCTGGGCGAGGATCGCCGAGTTCGCGGGCCCGCCGCCGCGGCCGAGCGCCCCGCCGCGCCCGTGGAACAGGGTGAGCTCGATGCCGGCATCCTGCGCCCACTCCGCGATCCGGCGCTGCGCCTCGTACAGGGCGAGGTTGGCGGCGACCGGGCCGACGTCCTTGGACGAATCGGAGTACCCGAGCATCACCTCGAGCCGGTTGCCGGTCTGCGCCATCCGCTCCCGGAACTCGGGGAAGCCGACCACCTCGGCGAGGATGCCCGGCGCGGCCTGCAGGTCGGCGAACGTCTCGAACAGCGGGATCACGTTGAGCAGCGGCACATCCTCGCCGCAGGCGTGCCGTGCCAGCCGGTGCACGGCGGCGAGGTCGTCGGCCGACTGCGTGAACGACACCACGTACCGGCCGGCGGCGCGCAGCCCGTGCCGCCGCTGGATGTCCGCGATGGCGCGGAACACCTCGAGCACCTCCTCGGTCTGCGCGCTCAGCGGCCCGCCGGCCTCCAGCTCGGCCAGCGCCTGCGCGTGCACCTTCGAGTGCTGGCGCACCTCGAGCTCGGTGAGGTGGAATCCGTACGTCTCCACCTGCCAGATCACGTGCTGCAGCCCGCCGAACGCGTGGCGCGCGGCACCCGCGTCGACCAGCGAGCGCTGCACCGTGCGCAGGTCGTCGAGCAGCTCCTCCGGCGCGGCGTACCCGCCGGCGGCCCCGACCCGGGTCGCGTGCACGCGGTGCGCGAACGACAGCAGCAGGCGGCGGTGCGGCTCGCCGGGCGAGCGCTTGGCGATGTCGGCGGCGAGCCCGGGCTCGCTCTGGGCGAACCGCTCCCAGAGCGAGCCGGCCTCCGCGCTGGGCGGGGTGCTCTCGTCGTCGAGGGTGAGGGTGCGTCCGAACCGGTCGAGGGAGCGCTCCAGCCCGCGCAGGACGTGGTCCGAGGCGATGCCGGCGGCCTCACGGGTGACGGATGCCGTGACGAACGGGTTGCCGTCGCGGTCGCCGCCCACCCACGACCCGACCCGCACGAACGCGGGCACGAGCGGCTCGCTGGCGCCGGACGCCTCGCCGCGCAGCGCGTCGTCGATGCGGCGGTAGACGTGCGGCACCGTGGTGAACAGCGTCTCGTCGAAGACGCCCATCACGGTGCGCACCTCGTCGGTGGGGGTCGGCTTCTGGGCGCGCAGCGGGGCGGTCCGCCACAGGGTGTCGATCTCCTCCAGCATCCGTCGCCGAGCGCGGCGCTCCTCGGCGCCGCCCTCGCTCGCCGCGTCGTGCTGGGTGAGCAGCTCGGACAGGCGGCGGATGCTGCTGGACACCGCCCGTCGCCGCGCCTCGGTCGGGTGCGCGGTGAAGACCGGGTGGAAGCGCAGACCGCGCAGCCGGCGCTCCGCCTCCTCCTCGCCGACCTCGCGGCGCAGCTGCGCGAACGCGGTCGCGACGGTGTCGGCGGCGTCCTCGCGCCCGGGCCGGCCGGCGCGCTCGCGCAGCACCCGGACCCGCTGGTGCTCCTCAGCGAGGTTGACCAGGTGGAAGTAGCAGGTGAAGGCGCGGGCGACCTCGTCGGCGCGCTGGATCGTGAACGAGTCGGCGATGGCGGCGGCACGCAGGAAGGACTCGTCGGTCTCCTCGTCGAAGGCCTGAATCGTCGCCAGCCGCAGCCGCTCGACGTCCTCGAAGAGGCCGGGGCTGCCGGATTCGCGCAGCACCTGGCCGAGCAGCTCGCCGAGCATGCGCACGTCCGCGCGCATGGCATCCGGGATGCCGCTGGAGGCCTCGAAGCGCGTGATCACGCGGATCGCCTCGGTGGTCGTGGGGTCGGTGAAGGAGTGTGCGGGGGTCACGGTTTCGAGAGTAACCCGCACGTCAGGATCGTCCCGACCGCGTGACGAACCGCGACGCGCCCGGTCGCGCGCCTAGCTAGACCTTCCCTACTCCGCCGCCTTCACCTCGAATCCGGGCTCCGCGATTCCCCCCGCGACGCTCGAGGCGCTCCTGGCTGCCAAGCAGGTACGGCTCCTTCCCGGCACCCGCCTGAACACGGCGTCGATCGACTCGCAAGGTCTGGTAGTCGTCACCGCAGAAGACCTCGACACTCCAGGACGCATCGGAGCGCGCCGCATCGATCCGCTCACATTCGCCACGCAACACGCGTCAGCACAGCTCACCCACGCCGGCGACGTCATCTTCCGCACCGGTCCGACACCTGCCGCATGGGTTGACGCCGAAGGATCGAAGGTCGTTGCCTACCCCGCTCGGGTGCTGCGCATCACCGCAGCAGACCCGGGCGGCCTCGTGCCAGAGGTCGTCGCAGTCGACATACCGACCCAACCGGCAGGCCCCGGCGCCTGGAAACGATGGATGCTGCGCCGTTTTGCACCCGCATCCATCAGGCCGTTGCGTCGCGCGATCGCCGATGTCGCCGTGGCTCGCACCGAACTCGAGCGCCGCATCGCGACGCTCGACCAGTACGTCGATATGCTGACAGCCACCGTGGCCGCCGGCGCCGTCTCTCTCACCGACCTGAACGACGCCGCGATCGCGGCACCCGCACCGCAGTAAGGAAGCCCATGCCCCGAACCCCGAAAGCCGCCCCACAGGCGCCGTCGACCATGAAAGAGCTCAAAGACACGCTCTGGAAGGCCGCCGACAAGCTGCGCGGCTCAATGGACGCCTCGCAGTACAAGGACGTCATCCTCGGACTCGTCTTCCTCAAGTACGTCTCCGACGCGTTCGATGAGCGCCGCGACGGGATCCGCGCCGAGCTCGCCGCTGACGGGTACGACGAAGATCAGATCGCCGAGCTCATCGACGACGTTGACGAGTACACCGGTCGCGGTGTGTTCTGGGTGCCGGCGAATGCCCGCTGGGGGTTCCTCGCCGAGAACGCGAAGGGCA
This window encodes:
- a CDS encoding phosphoenolpyruvate carboxylase; the encoded protein is MTPAHSFTDPTTTEAIRVITRFEASSGIPDAMRADVRMLGELLGQVLRESGSPGLFEDVERLRLATIQAFDEETDESFLRAAAIADSFTIQRADEVARAFTCYFHLVNLAEEHQRVRVLRERAGRPGREDAADTVATAFAQLRREVGEEEAERRLRGLRFHPVFTAHPTEARRRAVSSSIRRLSELLTQHDAASEGGAEERRARRRMLEEIDTLWRTAPLRAQKPTPTDEVRTVMGVFDETLFTTVPHVYRRIDDALRGEASGASEPLVPAFVRVGSWVGGDRDGNPFVTASVTREAAGIASDHVLRGLERSLDRFGRTLTLDDESTPPSAEAGSLWERFAQSEPGLAADIAKRSPGEPHRRLLLSFAHRVHATRVGAAGGYAAPEELLDDLRTVQRSLVDAGAARHAFGGLQHVIWQVETYGFHLTELEVRQHSKVHAQALAELEAGGPLSAQTEEVLEVFRAIADIQRRHGLRAAGRYVVSFTQSADDLAAVHRLARHACGEDVPLLNVIPLFETFADLQAAPGILAEVVGFPEFRERMAQTGNRLEVMLGYSDSSKDVGPVAANLALYEAQRRIAEWAQDAGIELTLFHGRGGALGRGGGPANSAILAQPPHSVDGRFKLTEQGEVIFARYGEPAIAMRHIDQVAAATLLASAPTREQRTSGAAERFAEIARVMDRASRERFFSLVRAEGFAPWFATVTPLEELGLLALGSRPARRGLSVESLEDLRAIPWVFAWTQARINLAGWFGLGSALEAVGDEVALVEAYREWPLLHTMVDNVAMSLAKTDERIARRYLELGDRDDLAGIVLDELRLTRDWVIRLTGGERLLENKPILQRAVQLRTPYVDALSLLQLRALRALRAEPAASPEDEAELKRLLLLSVSGVAAGLQNTG